The proteins below are encoded in one region of Belonocnema kinseyi isolate 2016_QV_RU_SX_M_011 chromosome 1, B_treatae_v1, whole genome shotgun sequence:
- the LOC117178812 gene encoding nose resistant to fluoxetine protein 6-like, giving the protein MEDIFGRLGPRSLLTTFKKTEKLYEYTEETCWGQFLAYANSLGKGETWALKMLDSSSKIPSGILTGNIIDLGMFDECISVQMVKGNIKIRGRHCMYSITLANQNSSVPLQPTLSICVPSACNANDVETFLNKTIHDIQLVKDLEIAEVTATCSSVGPQEWSHGSITSVTLFSILVIFLIICTFLDILQRSKHLQSAVASNLAEFSVYKSANKIFNMNVDSSSLTALYGIRALSMCWIVLGHEFVLGAMNVNINTVDIVDCMIHLWYLAVDMQLFLISPLILYPLIKKPKLGLLIWNVMFVSQIVAPAAIIATNKYVFMLEVSETIEDTVSMFKNLYSLAYTRGGSWLVGVLFGYLIYTQRSSLSKKTIYIGWVSCLLSFTFCTLGTNVMQQKDYVYNVVWESVFGAISRQLWAASVAWIILVCVSGHGGPINKFLSLPIFIPISRVSYCVYLVHIVIQGMKTFSTRTPHYFNDFHVFNHFLDTFTVSIVIAFFCSLLFEAPILTLEKMIFRRQKVKKGESKEALNETNEEK; this is encoded by the exons TGCTGGATTCGTCTTCAAAAATCCCGTCTGGTATTCTCACTGGGAATATTATTGATCTGGGAATGTTTGACGAATGTATTTCAGTTCAGATGGTGAAAGGGAATATAAAAATTCGTGGCCGCCACTGTATGTATTCAATAACTTTGGCGAATCAGAACAGTTCAGTTCCTCTTCAACCAACGTTGTCAATATGCGTTCCATCAGCATGCAATGCAAATGATGTGGAAACATTTCTTAATAAAACTATCCATGATATTCAGCTTGTAAAAGATTTGGAAATTGCTGAGGTCACTGCAACTTGCTCAAGTGTTGGTCCTCAAGAATGGTCACACGGAAGCATCACATCAGT GACACTATTCTCTATCCTTgtgatttttctaataatttgcaCATTTCTGGATATCCTCCAAAGAAGTAAACATCTTCAATCTGCAGTTGCGAGTAACTTGGCAGAGTTTTCAGTGTACAAaagtgcaaacaaaatttttaatatgaacgtCGATTCCAGTTCATTGACTGCATTGTATGGTATTCGAGCTTTGAGTATGTGTTGGATTGTTCTTGGCCATGAGTTTGTGCTGGGCGCTATGAATGTTAACATCAACACCGTTGATATTGTTGAT tgtatgatTCATTTATGGTATCTGGCCGTTGACATGCAGCTTTTCTTAATATCTCCACTTATATTATACCCTCTTATCAAGAAACCAAAACTGGGGTTGTTAATTTGGAATGTAATGTTTGTCTCGCAAATCGTAGCACCGGCTGCAATCATCGCAACAAACAAGTATGTCTTCATGTTGGAAGTAAGCGAAAC AATTGAAGACACGGTATCcatgtttaaaaacttatattcgtTGGCTTACACAAGAGGAGGCAGTTGGCTTGTTGGTGTCCTTTTCGGATATCTCATATATACCCAACGATCAAGCCTTAGCAAG AAAACTATTTACATCGGATGGGTTAGTTGTCTCCTTTCTTTCACGTTTTGCACATTGGGAACAAATGTTATGCAGCAGAAGGATTACGTTTACAACGTCGTTTGGGAATCAGTTTTTGGAGCGATATCACGACAACTCTGGGCTGCAAGTGTAGCTTGGATCATCTTAGTTTGTGTTTCTGGGCATGGTG GTCCAATAAACAAATTTCTGTCGCTTCCGATCTTCATTCCAATTAGCAGAGTTTCGTATTGCGTGTACTTGGTCCATATCGTAATTCAaggaatgaaaacattttcaacaaggaCACCGCATTATTTCAATGACTTTCATGTG TTCAACCACTTCTTGGATACTTTCACCGTTTCCATTGTGATAGCCTTCTTCTGCAGTTTACTTTTCGAGGCGCCAATTTTGacattagaaaaaatgatttttcgaagacaaaaagtgaaaaaaggggAATCAAAAGAGGCGCTTAACGAAACAAATGAGGagaaataa